The following proteins come from a genomic window of Nostoc sp. ATCC 53789:
- a CDS encoding SDR family oxidoreductase produces MTSFETSAEDLVLVAGATGGVGQLVVGKLLEKGLKVRVLTRNAAKVEEMFNQRVEIAVGDIRQPATLPAATQDVTHIISCTGTTAFPSSRWEFDQPPNLLEWGITFLNPKSSEAKAKNSPAKVDAQGVSNLVTAAPQNLKRFVFVSSCGILRKDQFPFSILNAFGVLDAKQKGEESIINSGLPYTIIRPGRLIDGPYTSYDLNTLLKAKTDGKYGVVIGTGDTLSGDTSRIDVANACVECLFQPSSSKKIFEIVNQGQRPPVIDWETLFSRLE; encoded by the coding sequence ATGACTTCTTTTGAAACTTCGGCTGAAGATTTGGTACTAGTTGCTGGTGCTACTGGTGGAGTAGGGCAACTAGTGGTAGGCAAACTCCTAGAAAAGGGTTTGAAAGTTCGCGTTCTGACACGCAATGCCGCAAAAGTCGAAGAAATGTTTAACCAGAGAGTGGAAATTGCCGTTGGTGACATCCGCCAGCCAGCTACACTCCCAGCTGCAACACAAGATGTCACCCACATCATCAGTTGTACTGGAACCACTGCCTTTCCTTCTTCGCGATGGGAGTTTGACCAACCCCCGAACTTGCTTGAATGGGGAATAACTTTCCTTAACCCCAAATCTAGCGAAGCAAAAGCAAAGAATAGTCCAGCCAAGGTTGATGCCCAAGGTGTCAGCAACCTAGTTACAGCAGCACCCCAGAATTTGAAGCGGTTCGTTTTCGTCTCTTCTTGTGGAATTCTCCGTAAAGATCAGTTTCCTTTTAGTATTCTTAATGCGTTCGGCGTGTTGGATGCCAAACAAAAAGGTGAGGAGTCCATTATTAATTCAGGATTGCCCTACACGATTATCCGCCCAGGACGCTTGATTGACGGGCCCTATACTTCATACGACCTCAACACACTGCTAAAGGCCAAAACTGATGGTAAGTATGGTGTGGTTATAGGCACTGGGGATACACTTTCGGGTGATACCAGCCGGATTGATGTAGCAAACGCTTGCGTGGAATGCCTTTTTCAGCCAAGTAGTTCCAAGAAAATTTTTGAAATAGTCAACCAGGGACAAAGACCACCTGTAATTGATTGGGAAACTCTTTTCTCTAGACTTGAGTAA